The window GTGCTCACTTTTCACCGCCGAAACTGTTCAGTTTTCGAGCGCCGCCGACAACTGGCAAGACGCCCGTGGAGGGGTCGGCACCATCTGGCGGGTTGCCCACGCGGACGATGCCAAGGACCGTTCGACGGAACGAAACGTCGAGAAGCCGGCGAGTTCGGTCTCGCGTCCCGGTTGGGTGATCCCCGTGGGCCTAGAGGCGGCAAGTGCGTCGGTGTATCGGGCCACGACCGACTTCTTGGAATCGATGAAGGAAGCCGCCATTCCACTGCGGGGTGCTCTGAGGCGTACTACGACCACACCCTGAAGCTTTCGGGCACCACTGCCACCTATCGCGCCGTCTTCCACAGCGACTGCGTCTACAAAGGGGTGACCACCATCTTGAAGGTCAGTTGGACACCGCAGTGAAACCACGCTGAGTCCAAAGGGATGAGGCGCAGAGGGGATGACCGAGCAGAAGAGCCCCGACAAGCATGAGGGGCGAAGCTCCAGTGGAGCCCGCCCCTCATGCTTGATCTGATCCGAGGTTCAGTGACCGCCTCGCAGCGGCACGTCGTCGGTGTTGCGCAGGTTGTGATCGTCGAACTCGTGACCGGCTGCGGGGTGGTCGAGGCCTTCCTGCAACTGGGCCTCGTGTTCGGCGTGGTGGTGCGCCTCCTCGAGTTCGGCAGCGGTCGGCTTGTCGACGTCGTCGCCGAACATCCGCTTGGAAAGCGTCGCCCGGATGCGCTGGCCGCGAGTGCCGGGGGAGGGGATGCCGTTGTCGTCGGTCTCCGACTCCAACGAATACACCTCGGGACGCTCGCGTGCGGTGAGGGTGTAGGCGCTCTCCTCATTGATCGGCAGGTGCCGCTCGGAGTAGCCGCCCTCGGCCGAGCGCATGATGATGCCGGTCTCATAGCCGTGCAGCAGTTTGTCGTTGTCCGCACGCTGCAAGGAGATGCACCAACGCTTGGTGAAGATGAACACGATCACCGGGATCACGAAGATCGCCACCCGCATGAAGTATGTGATCGAGTTCAGGCTGAGATGGAACTGCGTGGCCAGGATGTCATTGCCACCTGCGGCCCAGAGCAGGCCGTACAGCGTCACCATCGCGGCGAAGAACGCGGTCCGGTTGGGCGCGTTGCGCGGACGTTCGAGCAGGTGGTGGTCGCGCTTGTCGCCCTTGACCCACGCCTCGATGAACGGGTAGGCGAGGAACGCGGCAAACATCGCCACGGGCGCGATCTGGCCGGGAATCATCACGTTCCAGGAGATCGTGTGTCCGAAGATGTGCGTCTCCCAGCCCGGGAAGATGCGCAGCAGGCCTTCGGCCACACCCATGTACCAGTCAGGTTGGGAGCCGGCCGTCACCTTCGAGGGGTCGTACGGGCCGTACTTCCATACCGGGTTGATCGTCAGCAGGCCACCCATCAGGGCGGTGAAGCCGAACACGATGAAGAAGAAGCCACCCGCCTTGGCCAGGTAGACCGGGAGCATCGGGTAACCGACGACGTTCTCCTCGGTGCGGCCAGGACCGGCCCACTGCGTGTGCTTGTGGTAGACGAGCAGCAGCATGTGGGCGGCGATCAGCGCCAAGATCAGGGCGGGGATCAGCAGGATGTGGGCCATGTAGAGGCGCGAGACGATGATGTCGCCGGGGAACTCGCCGTCGAACATGAAGAACGACATATAGGTGCCCAGCAGCGGTGTTGCCTTGACCAGACCGTCGGCGATCCGCAGGCCGGTGCCCGAGAGCAGGTCGTCGGGAAGGGAGTAGCCCGCGAAGCCCTCCAGGATGCCGAGGAGGAGCAACAGTCCACCGATGATCCAGTTGATCTCACGGGGCTTGCGGAACGCACCGGTCAAGAAGACGCGCATCATGTGCACGAACATCGCGGCGATGAACAGCATCGCGGCCCAGTGGTGCATCTGACGCATCAACAGTCCGCCGCGGATGTCGAAGGACAGTTCGAGGGTCGAGGCGTACGCGTGCGACATCTCGACGCCGCGCAACTGGCTGTAGGAGCCTTCGTAGAC of the Nocardioides sp. genome contains:
- a CDS encoding cytochrome bc complex cytochrome b subunit, with amino-acid sequence MSRIDTSKVATSNSTDAATATKPGKAGAAATWADDRLGLASMMKKNLRKVFPDHWSFMLGEIALWSFVVLLLTGTFLTFWFNPSMGETVYEGSYSQLRGVEMSHAYASTLELSFDIRGGLLMRQMHHWAAMLFIAAMFVHMMRVFLTGAFRKPREINWIIGGLLLLLGILEGFAGYSLPDDLLSGTGLRIADGLVKATPLLGTYMSFFMFDGEFPGDIIVSRLYMAHILLIPALILALIAAHMLLLVYHKHTQWAGPGRTEENVVGYPMLPVYLAKAGGFFFIVFGFTALMGGLLTINPVWKYGPYDPSKVTAGSQPDWYMGVAEGLLRIFPGWETHIFGHTISWNVMIPGQIAPVAMFAAFLAYPFIEAWVKGDKRDHHLLERPRNAPNRTAFFAAMVTLYGLLWAAGGNDILATQFHLSLNSITYFMRVAIFVIPVIVFIFTKRWCISLQRADNDKLLHGYETGIIMRSAEGGYSERHLPINEESAYTLTARERPEVYSLESETDDNGIPSPGTRGQRIRATLSKRMFGDDVDKPTAAELEEAHHHAEHEAQLQEGLDHPAAGHEFDDHNLRNTDDVPLRGGH